In a genomic window of Polycladomyces abyssicola:
- a CDS encoding threonine ammonia-lyase, which produces MSTYNERMKRVEISVHDIFRARHHIEHFVDRTPLAPSVPLSNLIGAQVRFKLENYQRTGSFKPRGAINKMRMLSEEERKRGVIAASAGNHGLAVAYAAGLVGTSAQVVVPERTPKTKVAGIQRLGAELVFHGTNYDEAEEYAYRLAAENGRSFIHAYEDQHTIAGHGTIGLEILLDWPEADVIVVPAGGGGLILGIAILAKSVRPDIRIIGVQSHASPPWYYSFRAGRMVEVTYRESLAEGLHGGIGQKIFPLVLHYVDDFVLVGEEEIAEAMCWMARQHHQRVEGSGAVGVAALRNGRIPDIAGKNVVCLISGGNVDDERLLGLLEAQERVEKTADRGLSITPPS; this is translated from the coding sequence ATGTCAACCTACAACGAAAGGATGAAGCGTGTGGAAATCTCCGTTCACGATATCTTCCGGGCGCGTCACCACATCGAACATTTCGTCGATCGGACCCCTTTGGCCCCATCGGTTCCACTCAGTAATTTGATCGGGGCACAGGTGCGGTTCAAGTTGGAAAACTACCAACGAACTGGTTCGTTCAAGCCCAGAGGGGCGATCAACAAGATGAGAATGTTGTCCGAGGAAGAAAGAAAAAGGGGTGTGATCGCCGCATCCGCCGGGAATCACGGGTTGGCGGTAGCGTATGCGGCGGGATTGGTGGGTACGTCGGCACAGGTGGTGGTACCCGAACGAACACCCAAGACCAAGGTGGCAGGCATTCAGCGATTAGGAGCGGAACTGGTGTTTCACGGGACCAACTATGATGAAGCGGAAGAATATGCGTACCGATTGGCAGCGGAAAATGGCCGGTCATTTATTCATGCCTATGAAGACCAGCATACCATCGCCGGGCACGGTACGATCGGACTGGAAATCTTACTTGATTGGCCTGAGGCAGATGTGATCGTAGTTCCGGCCGGAGGTGGCGGATTGATCCTGGGTATCGCGATCTTGGCCAAATCGGTTCGTCCAGATATTCGGATCATCGGTGTGCAGAGTCATGCCTCCCCGCCGTGGTACTATTCGTTCCGTGCAGGACGGATGGTGGAAGTAACGTATCGAGAGTCGCTCGCCGAAGGTTTGCATGGGGGCATCGGTCAAAAGATCTTTCCATTGGTTCTGCATTATGTCGATGATTTCGTACTGGTGGGGGAAGAGGAGATTGCCGAGGCCATGTGTTGGATGGCTCGTCAACACCATCAGAGGGTGGAGGGTTCCGGTGCCGTCGGAGTGGCTGCATTGCGTAACGGGCGTATTCCGGATATCGCCGGTAAAAACGTGGTCTGTCTCATCAGCGGGGGCAACGTGGATGACGAGCGGTTGTTAGGATTGTTGGAGGCTCAAGAAAGAGTGGAAAAAACCGCAGATCGTGGTTTATCCATAACGCCCCCCAGTTAA